The nucleotide window AAGTACTCACCTTATGATAATTTATATTTTCAGATGAGGTACGAAAGATCACGTGCTCAATGCTTAAGCCAAAAGATTATACAACAATCAGCCTGtttgtttgttggtttcagccagtcaacggtgttttcctctcacaataaattagcattAGCCGGCTTATCAACTCAGAAATCAACCAACGAATAGGCCAACTATGGCCCTGTtcacttctcttataatctgtctttttcagcttgttttttcagccgaaatagttttttttctcacaacaaatcatccGGAACACTGTTTCGGTTTACTTTTTCAACGAAGCAAACATGACCTATGGGGGACGAACCTCTTTTCGGAGACAGCTAGAATGGGTCTATAGAGGTAGCCACACCACCCGCCTCTATCTGTCTCTCCAGAAATCACGACTATTGACTGAGCCAATTCTGGTATAAATCAGTGGTGCCTTTAAAAATCATTCTGTGGTAGCAATGGAACACACGATTTTTTTGAATCCTGTATTTTTCATGTGAAATTTCTGCACGATTCATATGCAAATCTCGTGTTACAAAGGAACCATGGGCGGATCTATGTTGTCATTAGTGGGTGCAGCCGCACCTAcgcaaaaaagaaaaataatgaTTATAGTTAAATTTTCACCGTATTCGCACCCTCAACATAAAAGTCTACGCATCCGTAAGGCAAGCACACCCCCCTTGAATTTTGTCTAGCTCCGCCACCGAAAGGAACTCTACATTATTAAAGGCGAATGCAAGAaatgttagggggtgtttggatctagtgactaaaatttaagaggtgtcacatgagggtgtcgcatggggtgttcggatactaataaaaaaataaattatagaatccgtcagtactccacgagacgtatttattaagcctaattaattcatcattagcatatgtttactgtagcaccacattgtcaaatcatggcctaattaggcttaaaagtttcgtttcgcaaattagtcataaattctcgtaaattagtcataaattatgcaattagtttcataattagtctagatttaatactccatgcatgtgtccaaatatccgatgtgacagcgactaaagtttaggaagagcaaccaaacacACGTTTAGCTCGTTGGTGGAAGTCAATGCTAAACTGACAATATGATATGATTGGAAGAATTATTTTTGGGGGGAAACATATATCCTGTTAGTGGAAGCCCAGTCCTCCTAGcaaggggagggggggggggggggggggggggggggggttggggcTCCCCAAACCCAAAGTCAAATGGCAGCTGGAGGCCCCCACCTGTCCAAATGATTCCTCCCCTCGGCCGTCCTCTGTTTAAAACCTCTCCGCGCAGCGCGCCCTTGCCGTTGCCGACCACATCACAAGTTTCACAGCTCAACGCAAGAGAGACGCCCAGATTCCCAGAACGTCCGCCAGACTGCGACGAGCCATGGCACGGCACTCGCGCGCCCCACTCCTCGTCGCCCTCGTCGCCACGCTCGCGGTGGCCGCCGCGTCGGCGTCGGCTTACGCGCTCGCTGCCGATGCCGGCACGGAGCTGCTCATcggagacgacgacgacgtgcTCGGGCTGGGCAGCAAGCTCGGCGGCAGGCGGCGGCTCGACGACGCCAACGCCACGGGCCTCGACGACGCCAACGCCACGAGCATCGTCGACGTCGTCACGGGGACGGGGTTCATCAGCTACGCCGCGCTGTCCAGGGACAGCGTGCCGTGCTCGCAGCGCGGCGCGTCCTACTACAACTGCCGCCCCGGCGCGGAGGCCAACCCCTACAGCCgcggctgctccgccatcacgcAGTGCCGCGGCTGAGCCAGCAGCCAGAAGCGAGCGAGACTGCTAGGCTGCTAGCTAGCTGTGTGTTCCACTTCTGCCACTGCCGCCGCTAGCTGCTTGCACGTACGCGCCCTCCTTGCTTTCGATGGTGCTTTGCGTTCTCGATCTTCCTGATTCAGAAGGAACTGAACAGAGCAGAGGTTTTACCATTTGCTGCAATATTCTTGTGATAAGATTAAGAATGACGTTTGTATTTTGTGTGATGGGTTTTGTgtatgagcatatccaatataAGTTGATTGATTCTTACAGCATTCAAGATTAATTATTCCATCGATGCTATGCAATGTGTGTCTGCTTTTTGTGATGGTGCTGGTTTGTCTTTGCTCTGTGGACAGCTTGATTTTGCGCATTGTATTTGGTGATTGATGTCATCTCTGCAACGCCAGGTTTCCTTGAGACCAACACTTCAGCTTTTCACTTAGCCATGCCCATGCGTAACAGAACCGAACATTCATTCTAGAAAAATGCAGTACTCTGAGCTCAGACGATCTCTGCCTTTTTTTATAGATAAATAAAAGAATACAACATTCGAATGAGTATAGTCGTTTAGTACAGATCCATGGTGCTTATCCCACACTCCACCATAAGGTGAAAACCAGACGATCTCTGCCCTTGACTGCTTAGTTAACCAAGTTGGCTATGACGAGCAACTGCAATGGAACTAAAGCGGTGTGGCATTGTCTTCACGTTCGTTTGTTCCCTGCGACCAGCTTTGATCCCAGTGATGCGTGTAACaatccaaaaatccacacacaaaaaaatcacaactacaaaactTTTATTGTTACCCCATACAacgttgagtgacatctgtaggagccaatcctaggtgttgcattagttgtaatccaactaaacaatttcatgagcatggcatgtcatttgttaatcatgtttatttaaatactgacaaatgaaacatagcgtacattgttaactcacaaggtgatttggattttcattcattttatgtaatgcctaacaactcccttaaagaaataaaccataaagtaattattactcaaaccaaagaataaatgtttaaagagaaaactaattctatttttgtataacaaaactacacctatttttgttatacaaaatagctaaataaaattcctaatatataaaaGAGAAttttgtgggcctcatatctaaaaactccaaatgaataagatacaccaattttgaattcaaattccaaatcaatttgaatttaaacaaaggagaagaaaaataaaacagaaaaaggaaaagaaaaggaggagagcgGGCAGCAGCCGGCTAGCCCAGCTTgcgcgcgcagcagcaggccggcccaactcgcgcggccagcccagcgcgctgctcacgcccgcgcgcctTCCCGCTCGCTTGCTGCCACTGCCCgccgggccccacctgtcggctttcatgttcatcttcctcgcgcccacgcctcaaccgcccgcGCGGCCGAAGGCCGACAGCGTtggcaggagcgggccagggggtcacgcccgaggcatggcccttgttcccccttgcgccgcgctcaCGCAACCTCACGCCACCGTCGGATGCGTCGCGCGCCTTCCCACCACACGATGCCGATCGCCATTGGAggcatggagctcggctataaaagaccTTGGAACCATAGCCTCTtcctcagccaccgccgccgcttggtggcccagcagcccgcaccgcaccgagagaagggggccgagaaggagatcgggAGAGGAGGAACGGAGCCACCTGCGTGCTgccgaagtcgtcggagccgaagacgacgtcgtcgcgggtcggcactgcactgcCTCCGTCTTCACGGCCACGACcctccactgcaccgccatcctttcgccttcgacaccaacggtgagccctcGCTGCAGAGACCCCTGCTAGCCCCTGGACGCCATAGTAGAGCACGCGCATGCCGTGCTCCCGACGCCGccgtcatggcgcggccaccgcTTGCGCACCCGGCCGCCTCACCGGACTAGGACACAGCCGTAGCACCACTAGGATGCCCCGGAGGGTAGCCGCGTAGACCGAGACCCTGTTAGCCGACCACAGCACCCCACCCACGAGCACCGAACCTCGGCCGGAGTTCTGCCGTGCACCATCACCGTGTGCGGACTCCGCCGCGCCCAAAGGTCGCCGTCGTCACTTGTCCCGGTCGCCCGCTAGCAGTCTGAACAGGAATGGGGCACCAAGACCCTTGGAGcagcccctagctgccccgccggcgagcaccgccacgaccaagccACCGACCATCGTGGCCAACGCCCTGGAAAGCCCCGGtcgccacctagaccccaccatcgtaTTCGCCATGGCCTGGGGAATCTTTTCCCCACCTTAATCGAACGCCAGCGCCGCCGTAGGATCACGtcggtgagcacaccaccggcgggagcacgccggggaTGGAAACAGAGGGCTTTCCTCGCTGACCGCACGcgcctgcactcggtgcacgtaGGCTAAGCCAAAAGGGAAGGTGGGTGGACTCGGTCTATCGAAGACCAGCCAACGATCCATGGATCGTGAACGtgagtccaccgtgagccacacggcgTGGGCCGAACGGTGGACAAAGCCCATTGGAGGCCCTCGGCTATGACGTGGCAGcaccacagcacgccacgtgtccgggccgggccggcccaaaTTCAGCCCAgtccaggcccaccaaagcccagtcgaggcccaacctggttgaccgttgatcggtcaacgttgacagttgacctggccccacatgtcagtgacacagggactctggacccactcgtcagtgaatgacgtcatgctgacatcatgacgatgtcacgcgggtcccacctgtcagtaacaacacagccgaggtgatgtcatgctgacgtcacgatgacgtcagctgctgacgtcaaaaGCTctagccccacacgtcagtgaccctgacccgttgactcacccattgacttgacgttgactctgaccggacccacaggtcagtgacccaagagaccctagccccacctgtcggaacgatgacgttgatgatgtcatgctgacgccagcaggaccccacttgtcagcttagAGCCGagccgatgatgtcatgctgacgtcagcatgccacgtggaccagtcacagcgtgacacgtgtcagcccaggattaattcagcctttttccattttcagagatgatttaaacttcagaaattcataactaattcatacgacctcagaaaaatacgaaaccaggaccaaaatttatctaaaatcgagctttacgcaatgaacccatgtttgagtgcatttggctcttttgaattttcattgcttctttgtgctattctatagacgtcgctaacgcgactataatgcgaacgttgcagactcggaggagaaccagacggacgaggatcgtgagtaccgtgaggagaatggagacgactacactgaaggtgccacatcccacccaacctcgtagcagctattacgcatggctaatatagaaccgctattgctttactttattgttataatcacactataataggacttgcatggtagtatgctttcttgatggcttttatcttgacgcaaccttacccctgctcaccctactgttaggctaagtcacacgcttgctgctatatttcactgcttattacttctactacgcttgtactacattgatgcgtggtggaagcTGGTGTTATCTGAACTATGGAGaaagtgttgcgtgtgtgacttgggtgcgtggagggtgagggttgtgtcgatcaagttggagtatacgacgagcctagggcaagtcttgccatggggtgctacctgggcacccctggaaatggatacctgtgatgggtaaatggtatatgaggtggccctaggtatgaacctgtgatgggaggagcttgaggtagaggtgctgtggtggcacggtaaatggaaactctgatgaagacattttggcttggtcatccctaaggatttactagtactcagattcaccgggaggTCTTATGTATCACTCGCCCTATAtagtgcgggacggccggactacttggtaggatatcgccactactgctaggttgatagcggacagtgtaaggaggtacggggcgcggaagatttcccccacacccttccgagacttcatggagacgttgtggacccagctcatgactcacagtttcagccaccccagactagacttggggtgtaccagggctaaatggta belongs to Miscanthus floridulus cultivar M001 chromosome 4, ASM1932011v1, whole genome shotgun sequence and includes:
- the LOC136552900 gene encoding rapid alkalinization factor 23-like; its protein translation is MARHSRAPLLVALVATLAVAAASASAYALAADAGTELLIGDDDDVLGLGSKLGGRRRLDDANATGLDDANATSIVDVVTGTGFISYAALSRDSVPCSQRGASYYNCRPGAEANPYSRGCSAITQCRG